Proteins encoded together in one Candidatus Hinthialibacter antarcticus window:
- a CDS encoding nucleotidyl transferase AbiEii/AbiGii toxin family protein, with protein sequence MKQLYKEQVELLLAVLPEVAKEDCFALHGGTAINLFIRDMPRLSVDIDLTFVPFEDRESSLNQITIGLERITQNVSKVISDAHVQQKPDVGKLLISRKHSTIKIEINLVNRGVLANSEQRILCPEAQEQFNAYCVIPVVPFGQLFGSKICAALDRQHPRDLFDVRYLLNNEGFSDEVKTGFLLTLLSSNRPFHEILNPNLIDQRKTMSTQFEGMSEELFSYEEFGETRDSLINTIHQSLSDQDKAFLLSVLNLEPAWEIYDFERFPAVQWKLQNLRTLKESNRTKYDEQFKTLEILFNSP encoded by the coding sequence ATGAAGCAACTTTATAAAGAACAAGTTGAACTGCTGCTGGCTGTTTTGCCGGAAGTCGCGAAAGAAGATTGCTTCGCTCTGCATGGCGGCACGGCGATTAACTTGTTCATTCGTGATATGCCAAGGCTATCAGTTGATATTGACCTGACCTTTGTACCCTTCGAGGACAGAGAATCATCTCTTAATCAAATTACCATTGGGCTTGAGAGAATTACGCAAAACGTGTCAAAAGTAATATCTGACGCACATGTACAGCAAAAGCCAGATGTAGGCAAACTTCTGATTTCAAGAAAACATTCAACAATAAAAATTGAAATCAATCTTGTTAACCGAGGTGTGTTGGCAAACTCTGAGCAGCGAATTCTCTGTCCAGAGGCGCAAGAACAATTTAACGCATATTGCGTAATCCCGGTTGTGCCGTTTGGACAATTATTTGGTAGTAAAATCTGCGCTGCACTAGATCGGCAACACCCCAGAGATTTATTCGATGTCCGGTATTTGCTCAATAATGAAGGCTTTTCTGATGAAGTGAAAACAGGATTTCTTCTTACTCTGCTGAGCAGCAACAGGCCGTTCCATGAAATCCTGAATCCAAATTTGATTGACCAACGAAAAACGATGAGCACCCAGTTTGAAGGGATGTCTGAAGAACTGTTTTCTTATGAAGAATTCGGTGAGACAAGAGACTCATTGATCAATACCATTCATCAATCACTGTCAGATCAAGATAAAGCGTTCCTGCTCAGCGTATTGAATCTTGAACCTGCCTGGGAGATATACGACTTCGAGCGATTCCCCGCCGTACAATGGAAACTACAAAACCTACGGACATTAAAAGAAAGCAATCGAACCAAATATGATGAGCAATTTAAGACTTTAGAGATACTATTCAATTCACCTTGA
- a CDS encoding type IV toxin-antitoxin system AbiEi family antitoxin, translated as MNTNTGRKLKKLLDSQPAGTVLLSSWLTRQGYSLDLQKVYKKNGWFESIGHGALIRAGNQVGFEGGIYALQKQIGSRIHPGGRTALAIHGKGQYLELDQKNIVLFGKNGEKLPQWFKNHNWGVNLSYHRSDFLPPEIGLVDLNFNNFQIKISNPIRALLECLHLAPKKQELTECYEIMESLNNLRPDQVQALLETCKSIKVKRLFMFMAEKSGHAWFSRLDAEKIDMGVGVRSIVENGVYEPKYKITLPPEMIRNDEATL; from the coding sequence CCTCTTGGCTAACCAGGCAAGGGTATAGCCTCGATTTGCAAAAAGTCTACAAAAAAAACGGTTGGTTTGAGTCAATCGGGCATGGCGCCTTGATTCGCGCCGGAAACCAAGTTGGTTTTGAAGGCGGCATCTATGCGCTACAAAAACAAATCGGCTCACGAATCCATCCCGGCGGTAGAACAGCACTGGCAATTCACGGCAAAGGACAATACCTGGAACTCGATCAAAAGAACATTGTATTGTTTGGTAAGAATGGCGAGAAACTTCCTCAATGGTTTAAAAACCATAACTGGGGAGTGAACCTAAGTTATCACAGGTCTGACTTTCTGCCGCCAGAAATAGGACTGGTTGATTTGAATTTTAATAACTTTCAAATAAAGATATCAAACCCGATCCGCGCCCTCTTGGAATGTCTCCATCTCGCCCCCAAAAAACAAGAACTCACTGAATGCTATGAAATCATGGAAAGCCTTAACAACCTCAGGCCCGACCAGGTTCAGGCATTACTCGAAACATGCAAGTCGATCAAAGTCAAAAGGCTCTTCATGTTTATGGCGGAAAAATCCGGTCATGCCTGGTTCAGTAGATTAGATGCTGAAAAAATAGATATGGGAGTCGGCGTTCGAAGCATCGTTGAAAATGGAGTCTATGAACCAAAATACAAAATAACTTTGCCGCCAGAAATGATCAGAAACGATGAAGCAACTTTATAA